One Calditrichia bacterium DNA window includes the following coding sequences:
- a CDS encoding sigma-54-dependent Fis family transcriptional regulator, producing the protein MSAYRILIIDDEPMQLKALAGFLRNKGFGVEETTLAIEGIQLMRRHPIDLVLTDFKMPGKNGMEVLMEAKAINPEIDVVLMTAFGSIESAKEALKRGAIDYLTKPIDLLQLEHMIKKNLERKQLISENRRLKEQLAEKTRFKNIISHSREMEEVLSRAARVAVSKATVLIRGESGTGKEQIALAIHAASPRKDGSFVAVNCAALSETLLETELFGHEKGAFTGAVQQVKGRFERAHGGTLFIDEVGDIPTGVQVKLLRAIQEQAFERVGGTEIIQVDTRIIAATNRDLENLVKTGKFREDLYYRLNVVSVIVPPLRERRSDIAPLINHFLQKFSDENQKKMKRASKEALDLLMKYDYPGNVRELENIIEQAVVLSRGELITSDDLPLTVQEKQSEQELSTGDLEERVAAYEQKLIQQALDKTGGVQTKAAELLGLSERNLRYKLKKHGMK; encoded by the coding sequence ATGTCAGCATATCGTATTTTGATAATCGATGATGAGCCCATGCAGTTAAAAGCGCTTGCGGGTTTTCTCCGGAATAAAGGCTTCGGTGTAGAAGAGACGACTTTGGCAATTGAAGGGATTCAATTGATGAGAAGGCACCCAATCGACCTGGTTTTAACGGATTTCAAAATGCCCGGGAAAAATGGCATGGAGGTTCTGATGGAAGCCAAAGCGATTAACCCCGAGATTGATGTTGTACTGATGACCGCTTTTGGCAGCATCGAGTCGGCGAAGGAAGCGCTCAAACGCGGGGCCATTGATTACCTGACCAAACCAATTGATCTGCTTCAGCTTGAGCACATGATCAAAAAAAACCTGGAGAGAAAACAGTTAATTTCTGAAAACCGACGTTTAAAGGAACAGCTTGCTGAGAAAACACGATTCAAAAATATCATCAGCCATAGTCGGGAAATGGAAGAGGTGTTGAGCAGGGCAGCTCGCGTGGCAGTGAGTAAAGCAACGGTTTTGATCCGTGGGGAAAGCGGCACTGGCAAGGAACAAATCGCTCTTGCCATTCATGCGGCCAGTCCCCGAAAAGATGGTTCGTTTGTCGCGGTCAACTGCGCGGCCCTGTCGGAAACGTTGCTGGAAACAGAATTATTTGGGCATGAAAAGGGCGCTTTTACCGGGGCTGTACAACAGGTAAAAGGGCGGTTTGAGCGGGCCCACGGCGGTACCCTGTTTATTGATGAGGTAGGAGATATTCCCACGGGTGTTCAGGTAAAACTGCTTCGGGCCATTCAGGAACAGGCCTTTGAACGCGTCGGGGGCACCGAAATAATTCAGGTTGATACGCGGATAATTGCAGCTACCAACCGCGATCTGGAAAACCTCGTCAAAACAGGAAAGTTCCGGGAAGATCTTTACTACCGTTTGAATGTGGTGAGTGTCATTGTGCCGCCCTTGCGGGAACGCCGAAGCGATATTGCACCACTGATCAATCATTTTTTGCAAAAATTCTCAGATGAAAATCAAAAAAAGATGAAGCGGGCGTCGAAAGAAGCGTTGGATTTATTAATGAAGTATGATTATCCCGGCAATGTCCGGGAGTTGGAAAATATTATCGAGCAAGCAGTGGTACTCAGTAGGGGTGAGCTCATTACAAGCGATGATTTGCCACTTACCGTTCAGGAAAAACAAAGCGAGCAAGAGCTCTCAACCGGTGATCTGGAAGAGAGGGTGGCTGCGTATGAGCAAAAACTCATTCAGCAGGCTTTGGATAAAACAGGTGGTGTGCAGACGAAGGCTGCAGAGCTTTTGGGGCTTAGCGAACGAAATTTGCGTTACAAATTAAAGAAACATGGTATGAAGTAA
- a CDS encoding T9SS type A sorting domain-containing protein, whose translation MKKLRKFLALFTGFLMLFSMGGLAQSGHHPNGHFDPDSLILVTVTGTAIIDSSMLHPVYYLDDNGDTQPDYHLNFGPFWYQPDSSDAVRPQHGDVITITGGLHDMLVGNFPVIVVYEINGDFWRDPYNGFWNQLGHHSHTGGHHQGGCQGSAFGWMHDSLETVSLSGLALVDTTFVMAHYYLDTDNNGEPDYFLNFGPPWYEPTSGATRPNNGDQIDITGGSVDSLVLPMVIVYEINGLLWRDSTNIGSHFGGHWIHRNMGQPQNINAPFDPDDHMQFNPGWHPGGMMMPDSLFCQILEVYPQNIPNTGNMHVFSGYEIGIFEPNGENGMWGHGGCGGHMNFASNIHFKLHYNDIQLQGNNIDENTIQAKYWDRQSNSWISASNSVIDPINNTVTFIQSDVRNFVVLTGTQNLVALESPATSIPGEFDLKQNYPNPFNPGTTIEFELVKNAQVVLTIYNSLGQRLFDLINAPFTPGNHRINFDGRTLPSGIYFYELKVGEQSRVMRMNLIK comes from the coding sequence ATGAAAAAGTTACGTAAATTTTTAGCATTATTCACCGGTTTTTTAATGCTTTTTAGTATGGGTGGTTTAGCCCAGAGCGGTCATCATCCCAACGGTCATTTTGACCCGGATTCCTTGATATTGGTTACTGTCACCGGCACGGCAATCATTGATTCCTCAATGCTTCACCCGGTTTACTATCTCGACGACAATGGCGACACCCAGCCTGATTATCATTTAAACTTTGGCCCATTTTGGTATCAGCCGGATAGCAGCGATGCCGTTCGCCCGCAGCATGGCGATGTTATAACCATTACCGGCGGCCTGCACGATATGCTAGTGGGGAATTTTCCGGTAATTGTGGTTTATGAAATCAACGGGGATTTTTGGCGCGATCCCTATAATGGATTCTGGAATCAGTTGGGGCACCACTCCCATACTGGTGGCCATCATCAGGGCGGTTGCCAGGGGTCTGCTTTTGGCTGGATGCATGACTCATTGGAAACCGTTTCTCTCAGCGGTCTGGCATTGGTGGATACGACGTTTGTGATGGCGCATTATTACCTGGATACCGACAACAACGGGGAGCCGGATTACTTTTTGAATTTTGGACCGCCCTGGTACGAACCGACTTCCGGGGCAACCCGCCCGAACAATGGCGATCAAATTGATATTACCGGTGGGTCGGTAGATAGCTTAGTCTTACCCATGGTAATTGTTTACGAAATCAACGGGCTTCTATGGCGTGATTCTACCAATATCGGTTCACACTTTGGTGGTCATTGGATTCACCGTAATATGGGACAACCTCAAAACATCAATGCTCCTTTTGATCCCGATGACCACATGCAGTTTAATCCCGGCTGGCATCCGGGTGGAATGATGATGCCGGATTCACTATTCTGCCAGATTCTGGAAGTCTATCCGCAGAATATTCCAAATACCGGAAATATGCATGTTTTCTCCGGATATGAAATCGGTATTTTTGAGCCCAATGGCGAGAATGGCATGTGGGGACACGGCGGATGCGGCGGCCATATGAATTTTGCCTCTAACATTCATTTCAAACTACATTATAACGATATTCAACTTCAAGGTAATAACATCGATGAAAATACCATACAAGCAAAATACTGGGACCGTCAAAGTAACAGCTGGATATCTGCCAGTAATTCGGTTATTGATCCAATCAACAACACTGTGACTTTTATACAATCAGATGTTAGGAATTTTGTGGTGCTAACAGGTACCCAAAATCTTGTCGCCCTCGAAAGCCCGGCTACATCAATACCCGGAGAATTTGATTTAAAACAGAATTATCCCAACCCTTTTAATCCCGGTACGACCATTGAATTTGAGCTGGTGAAAAACGCTCAAGTAGTACTGACAATTTACAACTCACTGGGTCAGCGGTTGTTTGATCTGATCAATGCACCTTTTACGCCCGGCAACCATCGCATTAATTTTGATGGTAGGACGCTGCCTTCAGGAATTTATTTCTATGAATTGAAAGTTGGCGAGCAAAGCCGGGTGATGCGTATGAATCTCATTAAATAA